One genomic window of Coffea eugenioides isolate CCC68of chromosome 1, Ceug_1.0, whole genome shotgun sequence includes the following:
- the LOC113769205 gene encoding uncharacterized protein LOC113769205 has product MERKRIRRFIQELNVEIQESLAAAQTTTFTDALDKTQRVENVKSQSKAFHARKRGNPSNASGSSEKSTQPLKMGRGDGGAVTPRVTCGYCGKPNHTEAECWRKYGKCLICSSAEYQISSCPSASKEGGNTQQPARSASKQSSAEGSRPKVPVRVYALDNQQIPNSTEVVEDTIPIFHRLTKVLIDPGATDSFVDLNFMKGIDVMCDFLPFDLEVKTPMGNQCQIANKIYRNCEIWIGERKLLEDLMSLTIKGYDAMLGMDWLARYQTQLDCKMKLVELHIPGKATLKLDVRGRLASSALISGIRARKLLSSGAKGYLIFLINTPEDKVKLENVPVVKEFFDFFPEKLETLPPEREIVFKIDVAPGMAPISKTPYRMAPTELKELKLQLLDLLG; this is encoded by the exons ATGGAGCGCAAAAGGATAAGAAGGTTTATTCAAGAGTTAAATGTAGAAATCCAAGAATCCCTAGCAGCCGCCCAGACCACCACTTTTACGGATGCCTTGGATAAGACACAGAGGGTAGAGAATGTTAAGTCTCAATCTAAAGCTTTTCATGCTAGAAAGAGAGGTAATCCAAGTAATGCCTCTGGATCGTCCGAGAAATCTACCCAACCCCTTAAGATGGGAAGAGGGGATGGAGGA GCCGTGACTCCTCGTGtgacttgtggatactgtggcaagcCTAACCACACTGAGGCCGAGTGCTGGAGAAAGTACGGAAAATGTCTGATCTGCAGTAGTGCCGAGTATCAGATTTCGAGTTGCCCTAGTGCCTCTAAGGAAGGAGGAAATACTCAGCAGCCTGCTAGATCCGCTTCAAAGCAATCGAGTGCCGAAGGGAGCCGACCAAAAGTGCCAGTTAGGGTTTACGCCTTAGACAACCAGCAAATCCCTAACTCAACTGAAGTGGTAGAAGATACGATCCCCATTTTTCATCGCCTAActaaggttttaattgatcccggGGCAACCGATTCATTCGTAGATCTTAACTTTATGAAGGGTATAGATGTAATGTGTGATTTCTTGCCTTTTGATTTGGAAGTTAAGACTCCTATGGGGAACCAGTGCCAAATTGCTAATAAAATttatagaaattgtgagatttggaTTGGTGAGAGGAAATTGTTGGAAGATTTAATGAGTCTAAcaattaagggatatgatgcGATGCTtgggatggattggttagctcgATACCAAACTCAATTGGATTGTAAGATGAAATTAGTAGAGTTGCACATTCCGGGGAAAGCAACTTTGAAGTTAGATGTGAGGGGTAGACTAGCATCGTCTGCTTTAATCTCAGGGATTCGAGCTAGGAAATTGTTGAGTAGTGGGGCTAAAGGATATCTAATCTTTCTTATAAATACACCTGaggataaagtgaagttggaaAACGTTCCAGTAGTGAAGGAATTTTTCGATTTCTTTCCCGAGAAATTAGAGACGTTGCCTCCAGAGAGAGAAATAGTGTTTAAAATTGATGTAGCTCCGGGGAtggcacctatctctaagacgcctTACAGGATGGCTCCAActgaattaaaagaattgaagttgCAGTTACTAGATTTATTAGGATGA